In one window of bacterium DNA:
- a CDS encoding DUF2188 domain-containing protein, protein MSRGSHHIVHNPEGGWDVRRGGSSRSSGHYDTKREAETAGREISRNQGTELVIHGTDGKIQRSDSHGNDPNPPKDKR, encoded by the coding sequence ATGTCACGAGGAAGCCACCACATCGTTCATAATCCTGAAGGGGGATGGGATGTGAGAAGAGGCGGTTCGAGCCGAAGCAGCGGTCATTATGATACCAAGCGCGAGGCGGAAACTGCTGGACGTGAGATAAGTCGGAACCAGGGCACCGAACTGGTGATACACGGGACCGACGGAAAAATACAGCGCTCAGACAGCCACGGGAATGATCCCAATCCACCCAAGGACAAGCGCTGA
- a CDS encoding T9SS type A sorting domain-containing protein produces MTCLTGLVFLALFLGGTTVTQAQDATYSCNIELQNVRFDPTTGPYASDPFLVTATVTNTGSVTGIGLTASLNLESWLTLMSGQNGVVLIADTLQPGETSQPVTWNVKPIVRNDSARVDISVTFSDDNGNSIACVTDVLIPSAQVSALSVTCESDPTELIPDTVHGGYVQDTITIRAVIHNIGGVSVKDIQASATPMNPTVSVRTPSAVRHISQLDPGDPGVEVSWVVQVGSWEQGDSACVLILVHGDEPSGNSTLTYECTTCFQVPEPGQVTSVRSSPLPSALVLRQNYPNPFSPSTTISYAVPTTGHVRITVSDLLGRHIATLVEGNRSAGWHSVNFNSAGVPAGMYFYRMETGGTSRVRRMIISR; encoded by the coding sequence ATGACATGTCTTACCGGACTCGTATTCCTCGCCCTGTTTCTTGGGGGAACAACGGTGACACAGGCGCAGGACGCGACATATTCCTGCAATATTGAACTCCAGAATGTCCGCTTCGATCCGACCACGGGTCCATACGCATCGGATCCCTTCCTCGTAACGGCCACGGTTACGAACACCGGGAGCGTGACAGGGATAGGATTAACTGCCTCCCTGAATCTTGAATCCTGGCTGACCCTTATGAGCGGACAGAATGGAGTTGTGCTGATAGCAGATACACTTCAGCCGGGCGAAACTTCACAACCTGTGACCTGGAATGTGAAGCCGATTGTGCGAAATGACTCCGCACGAGTGGACATTTCTGTCACGTTCTCCGATGACAACGGCAATTCCATCGCCTGTGTAACTGACGTCCTGATACCCTCTGCTCAAGTGTCCGCGTTGTCCGTGACCTGCGAGTCTGATCCGACTGAGCTCATTCCTGATACGGTTCATGGCGGATATGTGCAGGACACCATTACTATCCGGGCGGTCATTCACAACATTGGTGGGGTTAGCGTGAAGGACATTCAGGCGAGTGCGACGCCGATGAATCCAACCGTTTCCGTTCGCACACCATCGGCCGTCCGACACATCTCCCAGCTCGATCCGGGCGACCCCGGCGTGGAAGTTTCCTGGGTTGTGCAGGTCGGTTCGTGGGAACAGGGTGACTCGGCATGTGTCCTCATACTGGTTCACGGAGACGAGCCCAGTGGGAATTCCACCCTGACGTACGAATGTACGACCTGCTTCCAGGTTCCCGAACCGGGACAGGTGACTTCCGTCCGGAGCTCGCCGCTTCCTTCAGCGCTGGTACTCAGGCAGAATTATCCCAATCCTTTCTCGCCCTCCACGACCATCAGCTACGCGGTACCTACAACAGGCCATGTCCGCATTACGGTTTCTGATTTACTTGGGCGGCACATCGCGACACTCGTGGAAGGCAACAGATCCGCTGGCTGGCACAGTGTCAATTTCAACAGCGCCGGCGTGCCAGCAGGAATGTATTTCTACAGGATGGAAACAGGTGGGACATCACGCGTACGACGGATGATCATTTCGCGATAG
- a CDS encoding MBL fold metallo-hydrolase: MSDFYEIDFLGVGEKKSGDAIALRYSYNGVTRIHVTDGGYLETGDALVKHIRDFYGNPSHIDAVVVSHPDGDHAAGLRKLFSEFTIGELWMLRPWEYAGVLLPRFSRFKSVENLTTRLKELYPNITELESLAIEYGVPIREPFQGESIGQFLVMSPTVPYYLDLIVQSDKTPDATSEQKVALAETIVRLVGKAVQYVRAVWGAESFPADDTSAENNMSVIQYTRLCGDRILLTADAGRASLTVAGDYAEHLGLPIHGLEKVQIPHHGSRHNISSELLDRWLGPRLIAPQLGSQLPRIAIVSTAKEDKDHPRKSVIRAFIHRGYKVYATEGSTIQINQNAPRNNWFPVQNLQYPEEQES; this comes from the coding sequence ATGTCAGATTTCTATGAAATTGATTTTCTGGGTGTTGGGGAGAAAAAAAGTGGAGATGCAATAGCTCTGCGGTATTCATACAATGGTGTAACACGCATACATGTAACCGATGGCGGATATCTAGAAACTGGTGATGCGCTTGTAAAGCATATCAGGGATTTCTACGGCAATCCATCCCATATCGATGCAGTCGTCGTAAGTCACCCCGATGGTGATCATGCGGCAGGACTAAGAAAGCTATTTAGTGAGTTTACGATTGGTGAGCTGTGGATGCTCCGGCCTTGGGAGTATGCAGGAGTATTGTTGCCTCGTTTCTCAAGATTCAAATCGGTGGAAAATCTTACAACTCGTTTAAAAGAATTATATCCTAACATCACTGAACTTGAAAGCCTCGCTATAGAATATGGAGTTCCTATACGCGAGCCGTTCCAGGGTGAGTCCATTGGGCAATTTCTTGTTATGTCACCTACGGTGCCATACTATCTTGATCTTATTGTTCAATCGGATAAGACTCCAGATGCAACTTCAGAGCAGAAGGTTGCGCTTGCTGAAACGATTGTGCGTCTTGTAGGCAAGGCTGTCCAGTATGTTCGAGCAGTATGGGGCGCTGAATCCTTCCCTGCAGATGACACAAGTGCGGAGAATAATATGAGTGTGATTCAGTATACGAGACTTTGTGGCGACAGGATTCTATTGACAGCAGACGCTGGCCGGGCTTCGTTAACGGTTGCAGGTGATTATGCAGAGCATCTTGGTCTGCCCATACATGGTCTAGAAAAGGTGCAGATACCACACCATGGATCACGACACAATATTTCGTCTGAGCTGCTTGACCGATGGCTTGGTCCACGATTGATAGCGCCGCAGCTTGGTTCTCAGTTACCTCGCATCGCTATTGTCAGTACCGCAAAGGAGGATAAAGACCATCCGAGAAAATCTGTTATTCGCGCATTTATTCATAGAGGCTATAAAGTATATGCCACAGAGGGGAGTACAATACAGATAAACCAGAACGCTCCCCGAAACAATTGGTTCCCCGTTCAGAATCTGCAATATCCGGAAGAGCAGGAGAGTTGA
- a CDS encoding T9SS type A sorting domain-containing protein has product MIRCSYILVIFYLLGPKAVYGQGPAGPSLEIDSTAIRLSAGEEVHFDLYIRQQNGEIVHNWDYLGGDTFLELRGSRAEHDSSTHSWNDDADAYSWTRFRLNDSLLTADSIWVKDDVPYQHFTIPRAAFDSGYAALTFSQSRADSGMVLSCSPRWPFLTQDSPPITIRPGPHAGYLVDLTRPFPDSNAVFLLRRFEMLVRPRDRYLNNLPDQEITTRFAARFPGEFDTGFPGISDIWDQDIPITGWMNAFLSPRIAHQLEQNDELQWIEAYDPAHPGRSGRIIFEVINHAPFSFSLLTPIDRSNITLWGPTRTETFTWEDPEPRDPYYQIQTSRFDSLRSSDSVRYKIKFLDAVSLARGRELESDEGGRLPQATITHQWLFDLINFIAGTPTVKEADVVWYVQASDGLFLSKSLPPTNDPRDGFKLTIEKVGDLVAELPEAEHFSLGQNYPNPFAASTTIPLQLKHAGHVRLRVFNLLGEEVARLHDGELTGGTWRFRFIPNHLPPGMYRYVVETEQGRHSRSMLLR; this is encoded by the coding sequence ATGATTCGTTGCAGTTACATACTGGTGATTTTTTACTTGCTCGGACCGAAAGCCGTATATGGCCAGGGTCCGGCAGGGCCTTCACTGGAGATTGATTCCACCGCCATCAGGCTCAGTGCCGGCGAGGAAGTACATTTCGACCTGTATATCAGGCAGCAAAATGGAGAGATTGTTCACAACTGGGATTATCTCGGCGGTGACACCTTCCTTGAGCTGCGGGGTTCACGTGCAGAGCATGACAGCAGCACGCACAGCTGGAATGATGATGCGGACGCGTATTCATGGACGCGATTTCGGCTCAATGACAGTCTGTTGACGGCGGATTCGATATGGGTGAAGGACGATGTGCCATACCAGCATTTCACCATTCCCCGCGCGGCGTTTGATTCCGGTTATGCGGCACTGACGTTTTCACAGAGCCGGGCGGATAGCGGAATGGTGCTGTCCTGCAGTCCCCGCTGGCCCTTCCTCACGCAGGATTCCCCACCGATTACCATTCGGCCGGGTCCGCATGCGGGATATCTTGTAGACCTTACCCGTCCCTTCCCCGACTCCAACGCCGTGTTCCTTCTCCGCAGATTCGAGATGCTCGTTCGTCCACGAGACCGCTATTTGAATAATCTACCCGACCAGGAAATCACGACGCGTTTTGCCGCTCGATTCCCGGGCGAATTCGACACAGGCTTTCCAGGAATATCTGATATCTGGGATCAGGACATCCCCATCACGGGATGGATGAACGCGTTCCTTTCCCCCCGTATCGCACATCAGCTGGAACAGAATGATGAGTTGCAGTGGATTGAAGCATATGATCCCGCACACCCAGGCCGCAGCGGTCGCATAATTTTCGAAGTGATCAATCATGCGCCGTTTTCTTTTTCACTGCTGACACCGATAGATCGCAGCAACATTACTTTATGGGGGCCCACGCGAACCGAAACATTTACATGGGAGGATCCTGAGCCTCGTGATCCTTACTACCAAATACAGACATCTCGATTCGACAGCTTGAGGTCTTCAGATAGCGTACGCTATAAGATCAAATTTCTCGATGCGGTTTCGTTGGCCAGAGGGAGAGAACTGGAGAGTGATGAAGGTGGAAGACTGCCACAGGCTACAATTACGCACCAATGGTTGTTTGATCTCATTAATTTTATTGCAGGGACTCCGACCGTCAAGGAAGCGGACGTCGTGTGGTATGTGCAAGCATCGGATGGTCTGTTCTTATCAAAATCGCTCCCACCGACCAATGATCCGCGAGATGGATTTAAACTTACAATTGAAAAAGTAGGGGATCTTGTAGCGGAACTCCCTGAGGCGGAGCATTTCTCCCTCGGTCAGAACTACCCGAATCCCTTCGCCGCATCAACCACGATACCTCTCCAGCTCAAACATGCAGGGCATGTGCGTCTGCGTGTTTTCAACCTGCTGGGTGAGGAAGTGGCGAGGCTGCATGATGGCGAACTCACCGGTGGTACCTGGCGCTTCCGTTTTATTCCGAACCATCTGCCTCCCGGGATGTACCGATACGTTGTTGAGACAGAGCAGGGGCGCCATTCCCGCAGCATGCTGCTAAGGTGA
- a CDS encoding type I restriction-modification system subunit M, which yields MITGELKSKVDRIWDTMWAGGIANPLSVIEQLTYLLFIKRLDELHTLKERKAARTGKPIEEPIFGKGQDSLRWSRFKETAPEVMFETVKDKVFPFIKKLGSNGDGDPDDSTYTQHMKDALFLMPTPRLLANVVDQLDGIDMTDTDTKGDLYEYMLGKIASAGQNGQFRTPRHIIKLMVDMTAPVPKDVICDPACGTAGFLIAASEYMRTHHSDAIYKNTEARRRFNEGTFHGYDFDTTMLRIGSMNMLLHGVENPDIRYKDSLAQADEDDAEKYSLILANPPFAGSLDYESTAKDLLQIVKTKKTELLFLALFLRLLQTGGRAAVIVPDGVLFGSSKAHKALREILVEDQKLDAVISMPSGVFKPYAGVSTAILLFTKTNSGGTDEVWFYDMQADGFSLDDKRTPQPDKSDLPDILARWQNLKAEKKRKRTDRSFLVPKSEISGNGYDLSINRYKEVEYEAVEHESPKQILKRLAKLEEEITKGRNELERLLK from the coding sequence ATGATCACTGGCGAACTCAAATCCAAAGTCGATAGAATCTGGGACACGATGTGGGCAGGCGGTATCGCCAATCCGCTTTCGGTCATCGAACAGCTGACGTACCTACTCTTCATCAAGAGGCTGGATGAGCTGCATACGCTCAAGGAGCGGAAGGCGGCGCGAACGGGAAAGCCGATCGAGGAGCCGATCTTTGGGAAAGGACAGGACAGCCTGCGCTGGTCACGTTTCAAGGAGACGGCGCCGGAAGTGATGTTTGAGACGGTGAAGGACAAGGTGTTTCCCTTCATCAAGAAGCTGGGGAGCAACGGGGACGGCGATCCTGATGACTCCACTTACACGCAGCACATGAAGGATGCGCTCTTCCTGATGCCGACGCCGCGACTGCTGGCGAACGTGGTAGACCAGCTCGATGGCATCGACATGACAGACACCGATACGAAGGGTGACCTTTACGAGTACATGCTGGGCAAGATCGCCAGTGCCGGTCAGAATGGACAGTTCCGCACGCCGCGTCACATCATCAAGCTGATGGTGGACATGACGGCACCGGTACCGAAGGATGTGATCTGTGATCCTGCCTGCGGTACAGCGGGCTTTCTTATCGCTGCGTCAGAGTACATGCGTACGCATCACAGCGATGCAATCTACAAGAATACCGAGGCGCGCAGGCGGTTCAACGAGGGCACGTTCCACGGCTACGATTTTGACACGACCATGCTGCGCATCGGGAGCATGAACATGCTGCTGCATGGCGTGGAGAATCCTGACATCCGCTACAAGGATTCGCTGGCACAGGCGGACGAGGACGACGCGGAAAAGTATTCCCTCATCCTCGCCAATCCACCGTTCGCCGGGAGCCTGGATTACGAGTCCACGGCCAAGGACCTGTTGCAGATCGTGAAAACGAAGAAGACGGAGCTGCTCTTCCTCGCGCTCTTCCTTCGGCTGCTACAGACGGGAGGTCGTGCTGCTGTGATCGTGCCTGATGGAGTGCTTTTCGGCTCCAGCAAAGCGCACAAAGCTCTGCGGGAAATCCTGGTCGAGGATCAGAAACTCGATGCCGTGATCTCCATGCCCTCGGGTGTATTCAAGCCGTATGCGGGCGTTTCCACAGCGATCCTGCTCTTCACGAAGACGAATTCCGGCGGGACGGACGAGGTGTGGTTCTACGACATGCAGGCGGACGGGTTCTCACTTGATGACAAGCGAACGCCGCAACCAGACAAGAGCGACCTGCCCGACATCCTCGCGCGCTGGCAGAATCTCAAAGCCGAGAAGAAGCGCAAGCGCACTGACCGCAGCTTCCTCGTCCCGAAGTCCGAGATTTCTGGCAACGGCTACGACCTCTCGATCAACCGCTATAAGGAGGTTGAGTACGAGGCGGTAGAACATGAATCGCCGAAGCAAATTCTGAAGCGTCTGGCGAAACTGGAGGAGGAGATTACAAAGGGGAGGAACGAACTGGAGAGGCTATTGAAATGA
- a CDS encoding DEAD/DEAH box helicase family protein, whose product MSNFSFLPAGLIEIASAAMKAESYIVGDPRAACFHARFALETIVHWLYGHDSALRMPYDQGLGALIHEPTFLNLLPEVVFQKARVIQKVGNQAVHSSRKVLQSDALEVVRELHHICYWLVRTYMPDVPREGAAWKDDRVPRTVSAEDTIPRAKLQELEEKLAEQSKDALRRQQEIDERDDELQRLKDQLAQIRAETEKQPDTHDYSEEKTRRYLIDVDLHRAGWSLVQARDREYEVTGMPNAKGIGKADYVLWGDDGKPLGVVEAKKTTVDPKVGQQQAKLYADCLESMHGQRPVIFYTNGYTTWMWDDASYPPRKVAGFYKKDELARIILRRSQRKVLDVSTVKDAIVERYYQKRAIGSIFGHFTQSRRKALLVMATGTGKTRTAIALVDALQRASWVKRALFLADRISLVNQATNAFKAHLPESSPVNLVTEKDTEGRVYVCTYPTMMGLIDETKGGEARFGVGHFDLVIIDEAHRSVYQRYQAIFRYFDSLLVGLTATPREQVDKNTYDLFDLEPGVPTDAYELEQAVKDGFLVPPRVQQVDLKFPREGIDYDSLSEEEKEQWESIDWGDDTQEIGVPDRVNATAINNWLFNRDTVDKVLQHVMEHGHKAEGGDRLAKTIIFARNHDHAVFIEERFNHHYPHYAGHFARIIDNYAKYPQSILDDFSQKDKAPHIAISVDMLDTGIDVPEVANLVFFKPVYSKIKFWQMIGRGTRLCPDLYGPGDDKQDFRVFDFCFNFDFFNENPQGIETGGGAPLGARLFRSRVQLLSYLQSSPELEPDGKLGKTIAKMLHSEVSAMNKDNFIVRERLEAVERFQQASRWEQLSEADQAVLEREVAGLPSELETDDIESRMFDLTLLKMQLALVTDDMRVYEPLRMKVVDIAMMLEEKSAIPAVKKQLAFLSSMQDTVFWDGMDLATLEDLRLRLRGLVPFLDKKKRKIVYTDFKDEVMSVREGTTIEIPKMTGVQYERKVKDYLNNHLNDLVVQKVRTNQQLTPKDLETLESTLVKIGEDDGKTLLSDLLKHSESPSLVHFIRGLVGMDRTAAHAAFSEFLSDRSLTPPQIRFIELIIDQLTYRGIMEASALYEPPFSDLHSGGPDELFAGKENVIEGIFGALEAVKPLEWGVAG is encoded by the coding sequence ATGAGTAACTTCTCCTTCCTGCCAGCCGGACTCATCGAAATCGCATCCGCTGCGATGAAGGCGGAAAGCTATATCGTAGGTGATCCGCGAGCGGCGTGTTTCCACGCGCGCTTTGCACTGGAAACGATTGTTCACTGGCTGTACGGACATGACAGCGCCCTGCGCATGCCCTACGACCAAGGCCTTGGAGCATTGATCCACGAACCAACGTTCCTGAACCTGCTCCCGGAGGTCGTGTTCCAGAAGGCGCGGGTAATTCAGAAAGTTGGAAATCAGGCCGTGCACAGTTCGCGCAAGGTACTGCAGAGCGATGCGCTGGAAGTAGTCAGAGAGCTTCATCATATCTGCTACTGGCTTGTCCGTACGTACATGCCGGACGTGCCTCGTGAAGGCGCAGCCTGGAAGGATGATCGTGTCCCGCGGACCGTGAGCGCCGAGGACACAATCCCACGTGCGAAGCTGCAGGAACTGGAAGAGAAGCTTGCGGAGCAGAGCAAGGATGCACTTCGGCGCCAACAGGAAATCGATGAACGCGATGATGAACTTCAGCGTCTGAAAGACCAGCTTGCACAGATCCGTGCCGAGACAGAGAAACAGCCCGATACGCATGATTATTCCGAAGAAAAAACGCGGCGCTACCTGATCGATGTCGATCTCCATCGCGCAGGATGGTCACTGGTTCAGGCACGTGACCGTGAGTATGAAGTCACCGGTATGCCAAACGCCAAGGGAATAGGGAAAGCGGATTACGTGCTCTGGGGTGATGACGGGAAACCGCTGGGGGTCGTGGAAGCGAAGAAAACCACAGTCGATCCCAAGGTGGGGCAGCAGCAGGCGAAACTGTACGCGGACTGCCTTGAGAGTATGCACGGTCAGCGCCCCGTCATCTTCTACACGAACGGCTATACGACATGGATGTGGGATGATGCATCCTACCCACCTCGCAAGGTGGCGGGTTTTTACAAGAAGGACGAACTCGCGCGCATCATTCTCCGTCGTTCTCAGCGGAAGGTGCTGGATGTTTCCACCGTAAAGGACGCCATCGTCGAACGCTACTACCAGAAGCGCGCCATCGGTAGCATCTTCGGGCATTTCACGCAGTCGCGCCGGAAGGCACTGCTCGTCATGGCCACTGGCACTGGCAAGACCCGCACGGCCATCGCGCTCGTCGATGCGTTGCAGCGTGCAAGCTGGGTGAAGCGGGCGCTCTTTCTTGCGGACCGCATATCCCTCGTCAACCAGGCCACGAACGCCTTCAAGGCGCATCTGCCGGAATCGAGTCCCGTGAATCTCGTCACCGAGAAAGACACAGAGGGACGGGTGTATGTCTGCACCTACCCGACAATGATGGGGCTGATCGATGAAACGAAAGGCGGCGAGGCGCGCTTTGGTGTCGGCCATTTTGATCTCGTGATCATCGATGAAGCACACCGGTCTGTATACCAGCGTTACCAGGCGATCTTCCGCTATTTTGATTCGTTGCTCGTCGGATTGACGGCAACGCCTCGTGAACAGGTGGACAAGAACACCTACGATCTTTTCGACCTCGAGCCGGGTGTGCCTACGGATGCCTACGAACTGGAGCAGGCGGTAAAGGATGGATTTCTCGTCCCACCCCGCGTGCAGCAGGTGGATCTGAAGTTCCCACGAGAAGGAATCGACTACGACTCCCTCAGCGAGGAAGAAAAAGAGCAATGGGAGAGCATCGACTGGGGTGATGATACGCAGGAAATCGGTGTGCCCGATCGTGTGAACGCGACGGCCATCAACAACTGGCTATTCAACCGGGATACGGTGGACAAGGTCCTGCAGCACGTGATGGAGCACGGCCACAAAGCCGAAGGTGGCGACCGCCTTGCCAAGACCATCATCTTCGCACGCAACCATGACCATGCCGTCTTCATCGAGGAGCGTTTCAACCATCACTATCCGCATTACGCCGGGCACTTCGCCCGCATCATCGACAACTATGCGAAGTACCCGCAGAGCATCCTTGACGATTTTTCTCAGAAGGACAAGGCGCCGCATATCGCCATTTCCGTCGACATGCTTGACACGGGCATCGACGTACCAGAAGTGGCGAACCTCGTGTTCTTCAAGCCTGTGTATTCGAAGATCAAGTTCTGGCAGATGATCGGTCGCGGTACGCGCCTGTGTCCTGATCTGTATGGTCCGGGTGATGACAAGCAGGACTTCCGCGTGTTCGATTTCTGCTTCAACTTCGATTTCTTCAACGAGAATCCGCAGGGCATTGAAACAGGGGGCGGCGCGCCTCTCGGTGCTCGGCTCTTTCGAAGCCGCGTCCAGCTCCTGAGCTACCTTCAGTCTTCGCCCGAACTGGAACCTGATGGAAAACTCGGGAAAACGATCGCAAAGATGCTGCACAGTGAAGTCAGCGCCATGAACAAGGACAACTTCATCGTGCGTGAGCGTCTGGAAGCAGTAGAGCGTTTCCAACAAGCTTCGAGATGGGAACAGCTCAGCGAGGCTGATCAGGCTGTACTGGAACGTGAAGTTGCCGGACTTCCCAGTGAGCTCGAAACGGATGACATCGAATCCCGAATGTTCGATCTCACCCTGCTGAAGATGCAGCTCGCCCTGGTAACGGATGATATGCGAGTGTACGAGCCACTCCGCATGAAAGTAGTGGATATTGCGATGATGCTCGAGGAGAAATCCGCAATACCGGCGGTGAAGAAGCAGCTTGCATTTCTGAGCAGCATGCAGGACACCGTATTCTGGGATGGCATGGATCTGGCGACACTCGAGGATCTCCGCCTCAGGCTGCGCGGACTCGTACCATTCCTGGACAAGAAGAAGCGCAAGATTGTGTACACTGACTTCAAGGACGAGGTCATGAGCGTCCGCGAAGGCACGACGATCGAAATCCCGAAAATGACCGGAGTGCAGTACGAGCGGAAGGTCAAGGATTACCTGAATAACCATCTCAACGATCTCGTCGTGCAAAAGGTCCGCACGAACCAGCAGCTCACCCCCAAGGACCTCGAGACGCTCGAAAGCACTCTCGTTAAGATTGGCGAGGACGATGGCAAGACGTTGCTGTCCGACCTACTCAAGCACAGCGAGTCGCCTTCGCTCGTACATTTCATCCGCGGTCTTGTCGGTATGGATCGGACTGCCGCGCATGCAGCATTCTCCGAATTCCTCTCTGACCGCAGCCTCACCCCACCGCAGATCCGCTTCATTGAACTGATCATCGACCAGCTCACCTACCGTGGCATCATGGAAGCCTCGGCGCTCTACGAACCACCGTTCAGCGATCTGCACTCCGGCGGTCCGGACGAACTGTTCGCCGGGAAGGAGAATGTGATTGAGGGGATTTTCGGAGCGCTGGAGGCTGTCAAGCCGTTGGAATGGGGGGTGGCTGGGTAA
- a CDS encoding dual specificity protein phosphatase family protein gives MIRLNSRPDRSTWHRSALLCAFCVLVLCTLPLSNLQAQVKSPFPFLPTNFDTTVNNNYRGARITSRAQLDSMRRRYNISTVINLAKDALPKKGPTEIEWTKELGMEYVSVYLGSSPPSEKNWQKIRDLLSRGGVYVHCAHGADRTGAIIAKYRIEVEGMEPCDAYREARRFGFKPWLKELRAWIGCEKGQESK, from the coding sequence ATGATACGGTTGAATTCGCGACCTGATCGCAGTACATGGCACCGTAGCGCGCTGCTCTGCGCGTTCTGCGTGCTGGTGCTTTGCACCCTTCCCCTCTCGAATCTGCAGGCCCAGGTCAAATCCCCCTTCCCTTTTCTCCCCACGAATTTCGATACGACGGTCAACAACAACTACCGCGGCGCACGCATCACTTCGCGCGCGCAACTGGATTCGATGCGCCGGCGGTACAACATCAGCACGGTCATCAATCTCGCAAAGGACGCCCTGCCGAAAAAAGGTCCGACAGAGATCGAGTGGACGAAAGAACTCGGGATGGAGTATGTGTCTGTCTACCTCGGTTCTTCACCGCCATCGGAAAAAAACTGGCAGAAAATACGTGATCTGCTTTCGCGCGGCGGAGTCTACGTCCACTGCGCCCACGGCGCGGACCGTACCGGCGCTATCATCGCGAAATACCGCATTGAAGTTGAAGGCATGGAGCCCTGCGACGCCTACCGCGAAGCGCGGCGTTTCGGTTTCAAACCCTGGCTCAAAGAACTGCGCGCCTGGATAGGCTGCGAAAAAGGACAGGAGAGCAAATAG
- a CDS encoding restriction endonuclease subunit S: protein MKYALLEDICSIQIGKTPSRAVPDFWGGELPWVTISDMSGERYISTTKEGITEHGANKSGSKLIPSGTLLLSFKLSLGKRAITAFDLYTNEAIAALIDLDKTRIDQTFLYWALGVIDYGVLVDRAAKGKTLNKAKLRKIRIPLPPLAEQKRIAGILDAADALRAKRRESIEQLDALLQSTFLEMFGDPVTNPKGWEYLTGDVVFSELKYGTSRKSIDVPVVDSMPVLRIPNILGGQIDWSDLKYTVPNTNELKNLLLVKDDLLFVRTNGNPDYIGRCARYDGSRPSLFASYLIRGRIRAPESVLSEFLKHQIEFPTYRHEVRREARTTAGNYNLSTAGIRKFTFVVPPVKMQQKFVDTVVVCQKQKNSLASHLDELDTLFDSLQQRAFNGEL from the coding sequence ATGAAATATGCTCTGCTTGAGGATATTTGTAGTATCCAGATAGGTAAAACCCCATCTCGCGCTGTTCCGGATTTTTGGGGAGGTGAATTACCATGGGTAACAATAAGCGATATGTCCGGCGAACGTTACATATCGACAACAAAGGAGGGCATAACTGAACATGGTGCTAACAAGAGCGGATCGAAGTTAATCCCAAGCGGTACGTTGCTTCTCAGTTTCAAACTTTCACTGGGGAAGCGAGCAATCACTGCATTCGATTTGTACACAAACGAGGCTATTGCCGCCCTAATCGATCTTGATAAAACGCGCATAGATCAGACGTTTCTATATTGGGCGCTGGGTGTAATCGACTACGGCGTGCTTGTAGATCGCGCGGCGAAGGGAAAAACGCTCAACAAAGCGAAACTGCGAAAAATACGTATCCCCCTCCCACCCCTCGCCGAGCAGAAACGCATTGCGGGAATTCTCGATGCGGCGGACGCCTTGCGCGCCAAGCGCCGCGAGTCCATCGAGCAGCTCGATGCCCTCCTTCAATCCACTTTCCTGGAAATGTTCGGCGATCCGGTCACAAATCCGAAAGGGTGGGAGTACTTAACTGGCGATGTTGTGTTCTCTGAACTGAAATATGGAACATCGAGAAAGTCCATAGATGTCCCTGTAGTGGATTCAATGCCGGTTCTACGGATACCAAATATCCTTGGTGGTCAGATTGACTGGAGCGATTTGAAGTATACCGTGCCGAACACAAACGAGCTCAAGAATCTGCTACTGGTGAAGGATGATTTACTATTCGTAAGGACAAATGGAAATCCAGATTATATCGGTCGATGCGCCAGATACGATGGTTCGCGACCATCTCTATTTGCATCATATCTGATCCGAGGGCGTATCCGTGCGCCAGAATCAGTGCTGAGTGAGTTTTTAAAACATCAAATCGAATTCCCAACCTATCGACATGAAGTAAGGCGGGAAGCACGAACAACTGCAGGCAACTATAATCTTAGTACAGCTGGTATCCGCAAATTTACCTTCGTGGTTCCACCGGTGAAGATGCAACAAAAATTCGTTGACACGGTAGTGGTGTGTCAAAAGCAGAAAAATAGCCTCGCATCCCATCTGGACGAACTCGATACTCTATTTGATTCGCTCCAACAGCGTGCCTTCAATGGGGAACTGTGA